In Paludibaculum fermentans, the genomic stretch GCCCCAACGCAGCCTGCGGACCGCGCAGCTTGCGCGCCAGCGTCTCGTTCACCACCGCCACCAGTTCCGCCGCCGCGGTGTCGGTCTCGCGGAACTCGCGGCCCGCCACAACCGGCGTACTCAGCGCCTCGAAATAATGCTCCGTCGCCACCACGCCCATGGCGGCATCCAGCTTCCGCCCGTCATCCAGGAACCACTGCCCCAATCCGATGGGCTGCAGCGACAGCGGCAGCAGGTTCACGGCTCCGGCCGCTTCGACGCCCGGCAGCGACCGCAGCCGCTCCAGCGCCTCGCGGTAGTAAGCCGTTCGACGAGCCCCGTCTTCCCTTGATGTGCCCGCAAGCGACACCCGCAACGTGGCCACGCCCGCTGTCCGGTACCCCGCGTCCACGCGCATCATCGCCAGAAACGTCCGCCCCAGGCTCACGCCGCCGGCCAGCAGCACGATGGTCAGTGTCACCTGCAACGCGGTCAGCGCGACGCGGATCCGCGCCGCCGGCACCCGCGCCGTGCCCGCCCGCAACGCCTCGTTCGAGGTCTGCAGCCGGCTCACATGCCAGGCCGGCAGGACTCCGAACACCAGCCCGGTCAGTAGCGACAACCCCACCGCGAAGGCCAGCATCCGCCAGTCGATCCCCGCCTCGGCCTGACCGGGCTGCAGCGAGGCCGCGATGCGCGCCACGCCGCGCGCCACCAGAATCCCCGCCGCTCCGGCCACCAGCGCCAGCGCCACGCTCTCAAACAGCAACTGCTGGAACAGCCGCGCCCGCGAGGCCCCCAGCGCGGCCCGGATCTGCAGCTCCCGCCGCCGGTCCAGCACGCGCGTCAACAGCAGGTTCGCGACATTCCCGCACGCGATCAGCAGCACACACAGCACCGCGCCAAACAACACCAGCGACGGCCTCCTGGCCGGACCCGCCAACTGCACCTGCAGAGTCCGCAGCGCTGGACGGTTCGCCTCATCCTCCAGCATGCGCTTGGGCGCAAGTCGGCCCGCTTCGGCCACATATAACGCCTGCGCCTCCGCCAGCGGCAGGCCGTCCTTCAGCCGCCCCAGCACCTCCCAGAAGATCACGCCCTCTTTCGGAATGCGTTCGAACTCAAACACCGTCGGTGTCCAGACCTGCGCGCCCATCGGGTAGTCGAACCCCGCCGGAGCCACACCCACCACCCGGAACGGAGTCCCGCTGATCCGGATCGTCCGCCCCAGAACCCGGGGATCTCCGCCGAACTCCTGATCCCACATCGCGTGGCTGATCACCGCCGCGTCGTTCCGCCCGCGTGTCTCCTCCTCGGCCAGAAACCCGCGGCCCCACGCCATCGGTGTGCCCATCAGCGCGAACAGATTCGCCGAGGTCTCGCACACCCGCACCCGCACCGTCCGCGGACCGCCCGCCACGTTCAACTCATCGCTCGCAAAGACGGCCGCGTCTTTCAGGTACGCATTCTGCCCCGTCCACCCGCGCAGCGCCGCCGGCGACTCCGTCAGCCGCATCGAGCCCGGCAGCATGTGCAGAAACACCAGCCGCTCCGGCTCGGCGTAAGGCAGCTTGCGCCACAACATTGCATCCAGTACGCCGAACAGGCCCGTCGCGACGCCAATGCCCAAAGCCAGCGCCGCCATCGCAAACAGCGCCACAAAGGGACGCCGCGCATGCACCCGCGCGCTGTGCCGCAGGTCCTGCGCCGCCTCTTCCATCAGGCGCGCCGGCACCGTCGCCGCCAGATCCCACAACGTCCTCAGCCAAAGCCGCGCCGCCGGAGCGCCTTCCGCCCGCTCTTCGCGGAACGACCGCAGCAACTCCCGCTCAAACTCCTCGCGAAAGCGCGCCGGATACAGCTTCAGCAGCGCCCGGTACAGCCGTTCGCTGTTCATGCCGGCTCTCCCAGGCCAAAGCGTGTCTCCGACAACTCCACCAGCGCCCGCATCCGCGCCGCCTCCGCCTGGGCCACCTCCAACCCCAGCTCCGACATCCGGAAATACCGCCGCCGCTCGTCGTCCAGATGCGGATCCGGCCGTTCGCCCGACTCTTCAATCAACCCCTGCTCCAGCAGCTTCTGGATCGTGCCGTACAGCGACCCCGCGCCGGGGTTCAGCCGCCCCTCCGTCCGCTTCACGATTTCCCGCTTCAACGCATACCCGTGACGCTCCCCCTCGCCCAGACACAGCAGGATGTGGAACGCCAGCGGTGGCAGCGGCAGATACTCCGACGGATCAGTTGGTTTTGGCTTCGGCATAGTAGTACAACTTTCGTAATAGTTATACGGCGAGTGAGGGATCTTGTCAAGCCAAATCAAACAGACCCGAAATTCGATATCTATTCCACTGCGAAGGGCACGAAATCCCTTCGTCTCCTTGTCGCCTCGAGCCTGGTATATAGTCAACGCATGCAACGGCATGACGTTTTTACACTCATTATTGTTGCGGTACTCACCCCTCTTGGCGCGGCTGGCCAGGCCCGGGACTTGAAGGCTCTGCCTCCCACGGAGAACACGATCACCGCATCACCCAGAACACCCACCGGCCTTCGTGCCGCCTCGGGAACACAGAATCCGGGCAAGTTCACCTTTGTCGGCCCTAGCGACATGGTCTTCCCTCATCTCGCCACCGGCGGCGGCTGGGAGACCACCCTTGTCCTGGTGAACCTAACCAACACGGCCGTCACGTTCGGGCAGGCCTTTTTCGATACCTCTGGCCAACCCCTGACCGTGACGTTCCAGTCGATTCCCGATGGACAGCAATTGACCACCAGTTCAGCCCAGGGCACGCTGAATCCCGGCGCCAGTTTCAACATAAAGCTGGTTGACCAGGGGACTGGATTAAAGACTGGTTGGTCCGTTATTTCCTACGATGCCACCGGCGCCCGACTCGGCGGCTACGCCATCTTCAAACAGAGCATCGCCGGTTCGCCCGATTTCGAGGCCCTGGTTCCGCTCAGCGCCTACGATGACTACGTGTTCATCATGCCCTACGACAACACCAACGGGTATGTCACTTCGATGGCGCTTTTGAACCCCGGAGCCAACCTGGACAGCCAGGTCTACGTCACCCTGCTCGACACCGAGGGCAACACCGTCAGCACCGACACCATTCCCCTGGCCAAAGGGCAGCAGTTGGCCTTCTCCATTCCGGAGCGCTTCCCCGACACGCAAGGCAAGGTCGGCTCCATCCTCTTTGAGAGCAGCACCACGCGGCTCTCCGCACTCGGCTTCCGCTTCAACCCGCAGCACGCGTTCGCCACCATTCCGGTCCTGAACTGGTCCGGCATGTTCCCGCAGTAGTTCGTCGTCCCAGACCCCTGCGATCCCCTTTCATGCTCCTCAGGCAGGGGAGAGGATCGCAGGGCCTTCCACCCGCCAGAGACCGCACCGCCCGCTGAACGCTATCCTGTGAAGAACAGTTATGCGGAAGCTATTGGTCTCGCTCCCCCTCCTCGTCCTCTCTCTCCACGCACAAAAGGCTGAGTTCTGGCCAGGTGCGCAATACGATCCCGCCATCCCCACCATCCAGCAGGTGCTCGGCCACGAGCCCGGTACGCGCATCACGCCGCCCGGAGACATCGTCCGCTATTTCGAGGCCCTGGCCGCGGCCGCCCCGTCGCGCATCCAGCTCCACGACTACGCGAAGTCCTGGGAAGGCCGCCGCCTCATCTATGCCGTCATCTCCGGCGAGGAGAACATCCGCAACCTGGAACAGATCAAGGCCGCCCAGCTCAAACTGGCCGATCCGCGCAAAACGTCCGCCGCCGAGGCGAAGAAGCTGATGGCCACCATGCCCTCCATCCTCAGCCTCTCCTACGGTGTGCACGGCAACGAGATCTCCTCGCCCGACGCCGCCATGATGACCGCCTATCACCTGCTGGCCGCGCGCGGCGACCAGATGATCGACAACGTCCGCAAGAACGTCGTCGTCCTGATCGACCCCATCCAGAACCCCGATGGCCGCGAGCGCTTTGTCCACAACTTCCGCGTCAACGAAGGCCTGCTGCCCGACGAGAGCCCCGTCGCCGCCGAGCGCGCCGAGCCCTGGCCCGGCGGCCGCACCAACCACTACTTCTTCGACATGAACCGCGACTGGCACGCCATCACGCAGCCCGAAACCCGCGGCCGCATCCAGTACCTCCGCCAGTTCCTGCCGCTGGTCCAGGTCGACCTCCACGAGATGGGCGGCAACTCCAGCTACTTCTTTACCCCCGGCTCGCTGCCCTACAATCCGAACCTCACCCAGGACCAGAAGGACCAGATGAACTGGTTCGGCCGGAACGACGCCAAGTGGTTCGACAAGTTCGGCTGGTCCTATTTCACCCGCGAAGTCTACGACGAGTTCTACCCCGGCTACGGAGCCTCCTGGCCCTGGTTCTACGGCGGCATGGGCATGACCTATGAGAACGCCTCGGTGCGCGGCCTCGTCCTGCGCCGCTCCGACGAAACGCTCTACACGTTCGAGGAGAGCGTGAAGAAGCACTTCGTCGGCTCCATCGCCACCTGCGAAACCGCCGTCGACTACCGCGAAAAACTGCTCGACAGCTTCTACCGCTACCAGGTCACCGCCATCGAAGAGGGGCAGAAGGAGCCGGTGAAGGAGTACATCCTGCCCCGCAACGGCGACGTCGGCGCGGTCGACAAGCTCGCCCACATCCTTGCCGAACACGGCATCGAAATCCGCCAGGCGAAGGCAGCGTTCAGGAACGGCGGCAAAGACTATCCGGTGGGCTCTTACTCCATCGTCCTCGCCCAGCCCCGCAAGCGCTTCATCCGCGCCCTGCTCGACCCCAATACACCCATGGAACCCGACTTCCTCAAGGAGCAGGAGCGCCGCCGCAAGAAGAAGCTCGCCGACCAGATCTACGACGTCACCGGCTGGAACCTGCCCATGTCCTTCAATGTGGATTGCATCGGCGCGGCCGAGGTCTCGCAGGGTTCGTTCGAAACCGTCACCGGCGCCTACCAGCCGCACGGCGCAGTCTCGGGCCGTGCCGATGTCGCCTATCTCGTCCCCTGGGGTACGCAGGCCGCCGGCCGCTTCCTCACCGCCGCGCTGCGCGCCGATCTCCGCCTGCTCTCCGCGAACAAGCCGTTCACCCAATCGGGCCGCAAGTTCCCCTCCGGCACGCTGATCGTCATGGTCAAGCAGAACCCCGCCGGCGTCCACGACAAGGTCGCCGCCATCGCTACCGCCAGCGGAGCTGAGGTCGTCGCCACCAACACCGGCTGGGTCGAGGACGGCGTCAACTTTGGCAGCGCCAACGTCGGAGCCTTGAAGAAGCCCGCCATTGCGATGCTCTGGGATGCACCCACTTCGTCCGCCTCCGCCGGCCAGACGCGCTTCGTGCTGGAACGCCAGTACGGCTACCCCGTGACCGTTGTGCGTACGTCGAGCTTTGGTGCGCTCGACCTCGACAAGTTCCAGGTGCTCATCCTGCCCAGCGGCGGTTACGCGGGCGCCTTCTCGCCTGTCGTGACGGACCGTATTAAGAACTGGGTCCGCGAGGGCGGCGTGCTCGTCGGCATCGGCGCCGCGGTCTCCTATCTCTCCAGCCCGCAGGTGGGCCTGCTCGGAGTCGCCCAGGAAGGTCTCGCCCAGGACAGCGGCCGCCCGGCCGACGCGGCTAAACCCGCAACGGGCGGAACTGGCTCTGCGCCCTCTACGCCTGCCCCCGGTGCGCCCGCCGCCGGCCCCGCCCCCGGCAAGATCTTTACCAGCATGCAGGACTACGAGAAAGCCATCCGCGCCGATCGTGAACTGCCCGACTCCGTCGCCGGCGTCCTCGTGCGCGCCAAGGTCGATCCGGAAACCTGGATCACCGCCGGCCTGCCCGAAACCCTCTACGTCCTGGTCGATGGCCGCGCCATCTATTCCCCAGCCAAGATCGACCACGGAGCCAATCCCATCCTCTACGCCGGGCCCAACGAGTTGGTCGCCTCCGGCTACCTCTGGGAGGAGAACCGCAAGCAGCTCGCCTATAAGCCCTTCCTCACCACCCAGAACGAAGGCCGCGGCGTCGTGGTCGGCTTCACCTCCGATCCCAACTTCCGCGCTTATATGGACGGCTTGAACGTGGCCTTCCTCAACGCCGTCTTCCGCTACACCGGCGGCGGCGGCCGAGGGGGAGCCCAGCAGGAGCAACAGTAATGATTCTGGGCACCGGCATCGACCTGGCGGAAGTCGACCGCATCCAGGCCTCCATCGAGCGCTACGGCGATCGCTTCATCCACCGGATCTATACCGAAAAGGAGCGGGCCTACGTGGCCCGCAAGGCCAATAAGTACGAGCGCTATGCCGCCCGCTTTGCGGCCAAGGAGGCCGGCATGAAGGCCATCGGCACCGGCTGGCGCCATGGCATCACCTGGCAGGACTTCGAGGTCACCAACCTGCCTTCAGGCCGGCCCACGATCACTTTTCACGGGGTAGCGAAGCAGATTGCTGAGCGGATGGGCGTCAAACACGCCCATCTGTCCCTAACCCATACCAAGCAGTATGGTCAGGCGTTTCTGATTCTGGAGGATTGAAGCGCGCGGGCGCTCAGTGTCCGGCCGTGGTGGCCGACATCTCTTTGGGCTGTCCGGCTGCCTGTTCGCCAGCCAGGTCCATCGCCTTCGTCACGTCCCAGGTGTGCATCATGCGGTGGATCACCGTGATGTTGCCCAGCACCGCGATCACCCATAACACCGGAGCCATGCGGTCGAACAGCGCGCCGATAATCAGCAGGACGATCCGCTCCGGCCGCTCCAGGAAGCCCGCCTTGCACGAAGGAATCACGTTCTCGGCCCGCGACCGCGTGTAGCTGATCATCACCGAGGCCGTCATCACCACCGCCGTCAACACAACATAGAAATTGCGGTTGATGTTCGCGTAGTACACCAGCAGGCCCATCAGCAGCGCCAGGTCGGAATATCGGTCCATTACCGAGTCGAAGAACGCCCCGAACCGCGTCACCTGCTTCGTCTCGCGCGCCACCCGCCCGTCCACCATGTCGAACAGGCCCGCGCCGATGATCACCAGTCCGGCATAGAAGAACTTGCCCGATGCCAGCAATACTGCAGCGTAGATATTGATCAGCAGCCCGATGAACGTCAGGACATTCGGGTGGATGCGCGACAGCGCGAGCATGCGCACAATCCAGTACAGAATTTTCCCCGCTCCTATGCCAATCGCGCGGGTGTACGTCATGAGCTTTGCCTTCTCAATCCATCCTATTCAACTACGTCGTGAATCGTCGTCAGTTGAAGGATCTCCATCTTCCTCACCCCGCCAGGGCTTGGAATCGCCACTTCATCGCCCACCTGCTTGCCCAGCAGCCCGCGCCCTATCGGAGAGCTCGTCGAAATCATCCGCTTCGCCGCGTCCGATTCCTCGCTGGCCACAATCTTGTAGGTGACCTCTTCTTCCTTGTCCAGGTCCAGCACCACCACCGTGGACCCCAGGCCCACCCGGTCGTGCGGAATCTTCGTCATGTCGATGAGGGAGAAGTCCATCAGCCGCTTCTTCAGCTGGGCGAGACGGGCATCGACATACCGCTGGCGCTCTTTCGCCGCATGGAACTCTGCGTTCTCTTTCAAATCGCCATGCGCACGCGCCTTCAGAATCTCTTTGGGCAGCTCATTCCGAAGCTCGTATTCGAGCGTCGTAATCTCCGCCTGCAACTTCTTGATTAATTCCTCCATCGCGTGTGCAACATGCTCCCAGATTCCGATTATAGACCACGCACACCGGCAGGGTGCTCATTCCGCGGCCCAGCCCCAAACTCGCCCGCCTCGAACCAAAAAAATGCGGCCGCCCCCGAGTCTGGTGGAGGGGCGACCGCCAGTACGTCTCGAGATAGCTATCTCTTGATAGTTTATCTCAGATTTCAATTCCGTCAACTTTATTCCGTAAGTTGTATGACAGGATGCCGGTCACTACGGCGTCGTGATCGAGTATGTCCGCTTGAGATCACCCACCTCGATCCGGAACACGTTCGCGCCCGCCTCCGGTCCCATCCGCAACTGCACCAGCCAGCCATTCGGAAACAGGCTCATCGTCGATTCCACCTTCAGCACCGTCACTCCGCCCGACACCGGCACCACCACGGGCTCGGTCTTGCCCATCGCCAGTCCAGCCTGGTCGTGCACCCTGACATAGATCCCGACAACGCTGTTCTTCTTGGGGGCCGACGAGCTGATGTCCAGAATCGTGATACTGGCCGCCCCGCTGCCCTCCACCGCATACCAGTAAGGCACGCGCGCCACGGCGCCAGACTGCGTGTCGGTGATCTTCACGAACCCCTGATACGCACCCGGATCCGCTCCGCCGCTCGCCAGGCTCACCTGGAACGTGGCCGTCGAACCCGGCTCCACCGTCACTTCGCTGGCCGATAGAAGCGGCTGCACGGTATCGCGGGTCTCCACGCTCAGCCCGAACGTGGCTGTGGCTGCCCCCACGTTTTTCACTGTCACGTCTTTCGTCAGGTCGATGGTTCCGCCGCCCGACCCGAAGGACAGCGATACCGGCGCCGCCGCGATCGTCGAGGTCACCGCGCTGTTCAGATTCAAATAGCCGGCGCCCGCTGAGTTCACCGGGGCCGTCGTGCCGTCCAGGAACACCAGCGGCGACGCGCTATCGATCAGCAGCGACCGGTACTCATCCATCGACAAGCCCGGACGCCCGCTCTTCAGCACGGCCGCCGCCCCCGCCACCAGCGGCGAGGAAAAACTCGTGCCCTGGGTCGAAATGTAGCCGCTGGGGTCGCACACCGGGCAATAGTCCGCATCGTAGGGCTCCTTCAGCGCCGCCGTGTACACCGGCGCGCCCGTCGCCACCAGGTCGGGCTTGATCAGCAGTTCCACACTGGGCCCGCGGCTGGAGAACGACGCCAGCGACCGAGGTGCGCCCTTCCCGAAGGGGAACCGCAACTGCACCTGCAGATCCTCCACCGTGGCCGCCAAGTCCTTCAACTGCAACCCCTTGCTGCGAGGCACGAAGATTCCGGGAATCTGATCAGGATTGTCGACAATCATGATCACGAGCTCCTCGCCGGATTTGTCATAGGACGGGTCCGCCGTGTTGAACACCACCGCGCCCACCGCCCCGGCCGCCGCAACATTCGCCAGTTTGGTCTCGAAGTCGCACTCCCCGCGTTCCATCAGCGCGATGGCGCCTTTCAGGCTCTCCAGCGGAAACAGGCTCCCGTCGCAGGCGAGACCCGTTGGATCGAACACCGCGATATCCACCAGCGGCCCGCTCACCGGAGCGTGCTCCGTCACGTTTGTCGACGCCACGCCGTCCATCGACGGACCCGCCGACGGCACAACCTGCGTCGTGGTCGACGCCGTCGCGCTATTCGCACCCACCGCAATTACCCTGTCGATCGCGGCCGTGTCGTCCACGGTCATCGGTCCAGACGTGTTGCCCGCCGCGCGGACCACGATAATCCCACGGTCCGCCAGGCCGCGCACCGCATCGCCGTAAATCGTGTGGGACGCTCCAAACCGGCCCAGGGAACCGAAGCTCATGTTGACGACATCCATGCCGTCCTGAACCACCCAATCCAAAGCCCGCAACACCGTGTCGCTGTAAATGCCGCCGTCCGCGATGTCGGCCACCCGGTAAGCTCCGATCCACGCCGCCGGCGCTACCCCCGAAATCGTGCCCCGCGGACTCTCATGCTGCACGCCCGCCGCGGTCATGGCCACGGCCGTCCCGTGCCCCTCGAAATCGGTCACCGGTGCCCCGTCGAAGCTGCGCGCCACAATCACCTTGCCATTGGTCAGGGCCAAATTCTGGCTGCTGCTCGCCTGGGGAAATCCATCCGGTGCCGTCATGTCGCCCGCGGCAAAGCCCGGATGCGTCATGTCGATGCCCGTGTCGAGAATCGCAATCTTGATGCCCTTGCCCGCGTTCGCCATGCCGCCGGTCGCGGCCCAGGCCTGCGGCACCTGGTGGATGGGCAGGGCGTTCATCAGGAACAGATCAAACCGCTCAACCGGCTCGACGCGCTTCACGCCCGGCAGCCCCGCCAGTTGCTGGGCGCTCGCCGCCTGCACCACCAGCACGTTGGCCACGGTCGTGACACGCGCCACCACCATCGCCCGGCGCGCCTGCAGCGCACCTTCCACCGTGGCCTGCTCCGTCTCGATCGCACTGCGCCGCGACCCCATGTCCTGCGCCTTCATCGCCGGCGCCCCGGTCAACTCCACCAGAAACCGCCCCGGCACAACGTCCTGGGCAAAAACTGAACCGGCAAATAATAGTACAAATAGAAATCGCATTCGAAATGGCCCACCCAAGCGGGATCCGCCGCTACCGCACCGGGACGGAGTCCTCTGGTTACTAATCTAGCGGAAATCCGGGGCAACGAGGCCCGTTCCCATTCATGTAAGACACGAAAAAGCCCCAGGCTACCCTGGGGCCTCTTCATGAATTTTTGTTTTTCCGCGATTACTGCATCGGCGTATGACGGAACGGTAATGTATCCGTAAAACCGCCCTGGCCCACGGTCAACAGGTACCCTCTCACCCGCGTCGGATCAAACGTCTGCTGCACCAGGTCGCCCACTCCGCTGTCGTAGTAATACCCATACGCCTGGCTCAGGTTCACCACAATCGTGGTCGCATCCAATACCTGCACCGCATTGCTGGGCACCACCAGGTCCTCGAAAATCACATGCGCTG encodes the following:
- a CDS encoding ADOP family duplicated permease, which gives rise to MNSERLYRALLKLYPARFREEFERELLRSFREERAEGAPAARLWLRTLWDLAATVPARLMEEAAQDLRHSARVHARRPFVALFAMAALALGIGVATGLFGVLDAMLWRKLPYAEPERLVFLHMLPGSMRLTESPAALRGWTGQNAYLKDAAVFASDELNVAGGPRTVRVRVCETSANLFALMGTPMAWGRGFLAEEETRGRNDAAVISHAMWDQEFGGDPRVLGRTIRISGTPFRVVGVAPAGFDYPMGAQVWTPTVFEFERIPKEGVIFWEVLGRLKDGLPLAEAQALYVAEAGRLAPKRMLEDEANRPALRTLQVQLAGPARRPSLVLFGAVLCVLLIACGNVANLLLTRVLDRRRELQIRAALGASRARLFQQLLFESVALALVAGAAGILVARGVARIAASLQPGQAEAGIDWRMLAFAVGLSLLTGLVFGVLPAWHVSRLQTSNEALRAGTARVPAARIRVALTALQVTLTIVLLAGGVSLGRTFLAMMRVDAGYRTAGVATLRVSLAGTSREDGARRTAYYREALERLRSLPGVEAAGAVNLLPLSLQPIGLGQWFLDDGRKLDAAMGVVATEHYFEALSTPVVAGREFRETDTAAAELVAVVNETLARKLRGPQAALGRWIHASSKGKPRRIIGVVKPALHFGPGSEPLPQVFTPLGQADTANLTFVLKTRGKLEPVMAAARAALASVDPQVPVFAVQSMDSYLAERMAKPRLYTGTLVFFGCFAGFLAILGLYATVSYSVSQRTQEMGVRLALGGTPGRLRGLILRQSMPVVLAALVAGTAAALALGRVLAALVYQAKEVTWQDCAAAGLGLVVIAGLAILMAARRVSGLNPAQVLRPE
- a CDS encoding PadR family transcriptional regulator yields the protein MPKPKPTDPSEYLPLPPLAFHILLCLGEGERHGYALKREIVKRTEGRLNPGAGSLYGTIQKLLEQGLIEESGERPDPHLDDERRRYFRMSELGLEVAQAEAARMRALVELSETRFGLGEPA
- a CDS encoding M14 family zinc carboxypeptidase; the encoded protein is MRKLLVSLPLLVLSLHAQKAEFWPGAQYDPAIPTIQQVLGHEPGTRITPPGDIVRYFEALAAAAPSRIQLHDYAKSWEGRRLIYAVISGEENIRNLEQIKAAQLKLADPRKTSAAEAKKLMATMPSILSLSYGVHGNEISSPDAAMMTAYHLLAARGDQMIDNVRKNVVVLIDPIQNPDGRERFVHNFRVNEGLLPDESPVAAERAEPWPGGRTNHYFFDMNRDWHAITQPETRGRIQYLRQFLPLVQVDLHEMGGNSSYFFTPGSLPYNPNLTQDQKDQMNWFGRNDAKWFDKFGWSYFTREVYDEFYPGYGASWPWFYGGMGMTYENASVRGLVLRRSDETLYTFEESVKKHFVGSIATCETAVDYREKLLDSFYRYQVTAIEEGQKEPVKEYILPRNGDVGAVDKLAHILAEHGIEIRQAKAAFRNGGKDYPVGSYSIVLAQPRKRFIRALLDPNTPMEPDFLKEQERRRKKKLADQIYDVTGWNLPMSFNVDCIGAAEVSQGSFETVTGAYQPHGAVSGRADVAYLVPWGTQAAGRFLTAALRADLRLLSANKPFTQSGRKFPSGTLIVMVKQNPAGVHDKVAAIATASGAEVVATNTGWVEDGVNFGSANVGALKKPAIAMLWDAPTSSASAGQTRFVLERQYGYPVTVVRTSSFGALDLDKFQVLILPSGGYAGAFSPVVTDRIKNWVREGGVLVGIGAAVSYLSSPQVGLLGVAQEGLAQDSGRPADAAKPATGGTGSAPSTPAPGAPAAGPAPGKIFTSMQDYEKAIRADRELPDSVAGVLVRAKVDPETWITAGLPETLYVLVDGRAIYSPAKIDHGANPILYAGPNELVASGYLWEENRKQLAYKPFLTTQNEGRGVVVGFTSDPNFRAYMDGLNVAFLNAVFRYTGGGGRGGAQQEQQ
- a CDS encoding holo-[acyl-carrier-protein] synthase, which translates into the protein MILGTGIDLAEVDRIQASIERYGDRFIHRIYTEKERAYVARKANKYERYAARFAAKEAGMKAIGTGWRHGITWQDFEVTNLPSGRPTITFHGVAKQIAERMGVKHAHLSLTHTKQYGQAFLILED
- a CDS encoding S8 family serine peptidase: MRFLFVLLFAGSVFAQDVVPGRFLVELTGAPAMKAQDMGSRRSAIETEQATVEGALQARRAMVVARVTTVANVLVVQAASAQQLAGLPGVKRVEPVERFDLFLMNALPIHQVPQAWAATGGMANAGKGIKIAILDTGIDMTHPGFAAGDMTAPDGFPQASSSQNLALTNGKVIVARSFDGAPVTDFEGHGTAVAMTAAGVQHESPRGTISGVAPAAWIGAYRVADIADGGIYSDTVLRALDWVVQDGMDVVNMSFGSLGRFGASHTIYGDAVRGLADRGIIVVRAAGNTSGPMTVDDTAAIDRVIAVGANSATASTTTQVVPSAGPSMDGVASTNVTEHAPVSGPLVDIAVFDPTGLACDGSLFPLESLKGAIALMERGECDFETKLANVAAAGAVGAVVFNTADPSYDKSGEELVIMIVDNPDQIPGIFVPRSKGLQLKDLAATVEDLQVQLRFPFGKGAPRSLASFSSRGPSVELLIKPDLVATGAPVYTAALKEPYDADYCPVCDPSGYISTQGTSFSSPLVAGAAAVLKSGRPGLSMDEYRSLLIDSASPLVFLDGTTAPVNSAGAGYLNLNSAVTSTIAAAPVSLSFGSGGGTIDLTKDVTVKNVGAATATFGLSVETRDTVQPLLSASEVTVEPGSTATFQVSLASGGADPGAYQGFVKITDTQSGAVARVPYWYAVEGSGAASITILDISSSAPKKNSVVGIYVRVHDQAGLAMGKTEPVVVPVSGGVTVLKVESTMSLFPNGWLVQLRMGPEAGANVFRIEVGDLKRTYSITTP
- a CDS encoding CDP-alcohol phosphatidyltransferase family protein, with the translated sequence MTYTRAIGIGAGKILYWIVRMLALSRIHPNVLTFIGLLINIYAAVLLASGKFFYAGLVIIGAGLFDMVDGRVARETKQVTRFGAFFDSVMDRYSDLALLMGLLVYYANINRNFYVVLTAVVMTASVMISYTRSRAENVIPSCKAGFLERPERIVLLIIGALFDRMAPVLWVIAVLGNITVIHRMMHTWDVTKAMDLAGEQAAGQPKEMSATTAGH
- a CDS encoding GreA/GreB family elongation factor — encoded protein: MEELIKKLQAEITTLEYELRNELPKEILKARAHGDLKENAEFHAAKERQRYVDARLAQLKKRLMDFSLIDMTKIPHDRVGLGSTVVVLDLDKEEEVTYKIVASEESDAAKRMISTSSPIGRGLLGKQVGDEVAIPSPGGVRKMEILQLTTIHDVVE